One window of the Cotesia glomerata isolate CgM1 linkage group LG10, MPM_Cglom_v2.3, whole genome shotgun sequence genome contains the following:
- the LOC123272647 gene encoding proto-oncogene tyrosine-protein kinase receptor Ret isoform X2, whose translation METEKGRKKVRTQVVLLFLLLTLFTTFGSALYFPQSDLTLRLPYLLENDESLKTELTLLNLRTLPNDSITSRNPKYQIVSESDKYVRLVTEKGQVIYNLRSLTQTDTSRTIVIQAQEEKDKATMEIKILPVKEIGGKLNCTEFTKDMCFWNVSKYRIYENQLATMLGKISSPAFKTLCPTYHVIQYELLNGTEYFQIINESFYSKPLLDRDTVDYPGGPGAHVEVQVKCIVRNEQSGAEYTHETNLDIDILDLDDNPPIAQISNNVEITLRDFTANTRLDENDLMVKDADSNASNTYTVKILGDVHNALYITYDAISVDYTNPEIPPTTAIYTRVFSRTTLLPKSPYKVILQVTDESLIPGRGEKSVNITLSFIGPQHHLTSTTTATPPKKPISFPTSVTISRLSLQFFRVTQPSFKPPTKFNFSILDSKIFNVTPKGGIIYVANTSLLQTAPFKIPLTIQWSTPGHKLFTASLTLYILNPSTILVNNSCINQTTALHSCANAMARKSCESQCGIGGGSFSNSTTSECIWRSNNPANSAIMTERYETCTADLVHCPDNICDELEHLDPRICPQDCTIESEVHFAEMNRGGRGIKSGLGTCSCNDMMQCTCGPVHFRKTGSDGSGATGAYGSANKEVARIKKERQKETAISDAHKASTNVCGPGCLIGAAGASFFVLLVVGAFVMWRYRTIGKNSRRECKHRSDDMNNGLGILPLDYLDRGDGHLISIDSFAATNRSLLLPKSSPPDPKWEFSRSRLTIEQVLGEGEFGRVLRAKAVDIGGWPGPTTVAVKTLKEDASGSELADLLSEYQLLKEAQHPNVIRLLGACTSPGGPVYLIIEFAEFGSLRNYLRRSRHLESEGRVPCSTSLLSASPGNTREELQDTSLNYTITPHDILSFAWQISKGMAYLADIKLVHRDLAARNVLLATGKVCKISDFGLTRDVYEDDAYLKRSKGRVPVKWMAPESLADHVYTSKSDVWSFGVLLWELVTLGASPYPGVDVHNLYNLLKAGYRMERPANCSAQLYKLMVSCWHDEPGMRPSFKELTCQWERMLEDGVEYLDLNPRTVHNQAYFASLHALDSPTSSSNEGVISGNFSTFRTEAVNYLSKPSAEPITKCDKIDKLQALWQDPICSFPVEPVKTTYVNERPDNLNVNHYESPIKLRRVSVTSNCENNLKTPTNERPQSYIDMQGKKSDNDNNQNNLLLFNNVNLNNDKINITNDFTK comes from the exons aTGGAAACGGAAAAAGGAAGAAAGAAGGTCCGAACGCAGGTGGTTCTACTGTTTTTATTGTTGACACTTTTCACGACATTTGGATCAG cgttGTATTTTCCACAATCGGACTTAACATTGAGGCTTCCTTATTTACTGGAGAATGATGAATCTTTAAAAACAGAACTCACCCTTCTTAACTTGCGAACTTTGCCCAATGATTCTATTACATCAAGAAATCCTAAATATCAGATTGTTTCTGAAAGTGATAAATATGTGAGATTAGTCACTGAAAAGGGACAAGTTATTTATAATCTTCGATCGCTTACGCAAACAG aTACTTCAAGGACAATCGTAATTCAAGCTCAAGAAGAAAAAGATAAGGCGacaatggaaataaaaatcttacctGTCAAGGAAATCGGAGGAAAGTTAAATTGTACAGAATTTACAAAA gATATGTGCTTTTGGAACGTATCAAAGTatagaatttatgaaaatcaaCTAGCGACTATGCTTGGTAAAATCAGTTCACCAGCTTTTAAAACACTTTGTCCAACTTATCATGTGATTCAATATGAACTACTAAACG gaacaGAATACTTTCAGATTATAAATGAAAGTTTTTATTCGAAACCTCTATTGGACAGAGACACTGTTGATTATCCAGGTGGACCGGGTGCTCATGTGGAAGTCCAAGTTAAATGTATTGTACGGAATGAGCAGTCTGGAGCAGAGTATACCCACGAAACTAACCTTGATATCGACATCCTGGATTTGGACGACAATCCGCCTATAGCGCAGATTAGTAACAACGTCGAGATAACGCTACGAGATTTTACGGcg AATACAAGATTAGATGAAAATGATTTAATGGTAAAGGATGCTGATTCGAATGCAAGCAATACGTACACCGTTAAAATATTGGGGGATGTTCATAATGCATTATACATAACATACGATGCTATATCTGTTGATTATACGAATCCAGAAATACCTCCGACAACTGCGATTTACACAA GAGTGTTTTCGCGAACAACATTACTTCCAAAGTCGCCTTATAAAGTAATTTTGCAAGTGACTGATGAATCTTTGATCCCTGGAAGAGGAGAAAAATCA gtaaatattacattgtcTTTCATCGGGCCACAGCATCATCTGACTTCAACGACAACGGCTACCCCCCCGAAAAAGCCCATTTCTTTTCCCACCAGTGTTACCATATCTCGGCTTTCTTTACAATTTTTCCGAGTCACGCAGCCGTCTTTTAAGCCacctacaaaatttaatttcagtattttagactcgaaaatatttaatgtcaCCCCCAAGGGTGGTATCATTTATGTCGCTAATACTTCGTTACTGCAGACAGCACCTTTTAAAATTCC TTTAACAATTCAATGGAGTACTCCGGGACACAAATTATTTACAGCCTCATTGACATTGTACATACTGAATCCATCTACAATACTTGTAAACAACAGCTGTATAAATCAAACAACAGCACTGCACTCGTGTGCAAATGCCATGGCACGGAAATCGTGCGAGTCACAATGCGGAATTGGTGGTGGTTCATTCAG TAATTCCACAACAAGTGAGTGCATTTGGAGATCAAACAATCCAGCTAATTCAGCAATAATGACTGAACGATATGAAACATGTACAGCAGATTTAGTTCATTGCCCGGACAACATTTGCGATGAATTGGAACATCTGGATCCTCGGATATGTCCGCAAGACTGTACTATTGAAT cgGAGGTGCACTTTGCTGAGATGAATCGAGGTGGCAGAGGCATAAAAAGCGGTCTCGGTACGTGTTCATGCAATGATATGATGCAGTGTACATGTGGACCGGTACATTTCCGCAAAACGGGCAGCGATGGTTCTGGAGCGACTGGAGCTTATGGAAGTGCCAATAAAGAAGTAGCTAGAATAAAAAAGGAGCGTCAAAAAGAGACAGCTATATCAGACGCTCATAAAG CTTCGACAAATGTTTGTGGCCCGGGTTGTTTAATTGGTGCTGCTGGAGCTAGTTTCTTTGTTCTCTTGGTTGTTGGAGCTTTTGTTATGTGGAGATATAG AACTATTGGAAAAAATTCACGACGAGAGTGCAAGCACCGTTCAGATGACATGAATAACGGACTTGGAATCCTTCCATTGGACTACTTAGACCGAGGTGATGGACATCTTATAAGTATAGATTCATTCGCTGCTACTAATCGAAGTTTGCTTCTTCCTAAATCATCACca CCCGATccaaaatgggaattttcaaGATCAAGATTGACAATTGAACAAGTACTGGGTGAAGGGGAATTCGGTCGAGTATTACGAGCGAAAGCTGTTGATATTGGAGGCTGGCCAGGACCAACAACAGTCGCTGTAAAAACATTGAAAGAAGATGCCAGTGGCTCTGAACTTGCTGATCTTCTTTCCGAATATCAACTTCTTAAAGAAGCACAGCATCCAAATGTAATCAGGTTACTTGGCGCTTGTACATCCCCTGGAGGTCCTGTTTATTTGATCATCGAGTTTGCTGAGTTTGGATCATTGAG aaattatttacgAAGAAGCCGTCATCTTGAATCAGAAGGACGTGTTCCTTGTTCAACATCATTATTATCAGCATCACCTGGTAACACGAGGGAAGAGTTACAAGACACTTCGTTAAATTATACAATAACTCCCCATGATATACTCTCGTTTGCCTGGCAGATCAGCAAAGGAATGGCGTACCTCGCCGACATTAAG TTGGTGCATCGTGATCTAGCAGCTAGAAATGTTCTCCTAGCTACCGGTAAAGTTTGCAAAATATCTGACTTTGGACTGACTCGAGATGTTTATGAGGACGATGCATATTTAAAACGAAGCAAAGGAAGAG TGCCGGTTAAATGGATGGCTCCCGAATCTCTTGCTGATCATGTCTACACGAGTAAATCGGACGTATGGAGCTTTGGAGTGCTTCTATGGGAATTAGTGACGCTCGGTGCCTCGCCTTATCCAGGTGTAGATGTTCATAATCTCTACAATCTACTCAAAGCCGGATATCGAATGGAGAGGCCTGCTAATTGTTCTGCACAATT ATATAAACTAATGGTTTCATGTTGGCACGATGAACCTGGGATGAGACCCTCATTCAAAGAACTAACTTGTCAATGGGAACGTATGCTTGAAGATGGAGTTGAATACCTTGATTTAAATCCACGAACTGTTCATAATCAAGCTTACTTTGCATCACTTCATGCTCTCGACAGCCCAACTA GTTCAAGCAACGAAGGAGTTATCAGTGGTAACTTTAGTACTTTTCGGACTGAAGCAGTTAACTACCTCAGCAAACCATCAGCAGAACCTATAACTAAGTGTGATAAGATCGATAAACTTCAAGCTCTTTGGCAAGATCCAATTTGTAGCTTTCCAGTAGAACCAGTCAAAACGACTTATGTCAACGAAAGACCAGacaatttaaatgttaatcACTACGAAAGTCCGATAAAGTTACGCAGGGTAAGTGTGACGAGTaattgtgaaaataatttaaaaactccgaCGAACGAACGGCCTCAATCCTACATCGACATGCAGGGAAAAAAATCCGATAacgataataatcaaaataatttattgctgTTCAATAATGTTAAtctaaataatgataaaataaatataactaatgattttacaaaataa
- the LOC123272647 gene encoding proto-oncogene tyrosine-protein kinase receptor Ret isoform X1, with translation METEKGRKKVRTQVVLLFLLLTLFTTFGSALYFPQSDLTLRLPYLLENDESLKTELTLLNLRTLPNDSITSRNPKYQIVSESDKYVRLVTEKGQVIYNLRSLTQTDTSRTIVIQAQEEKDKATMEIKILPVKEIGGKLNCTEFTKDMCFWNVSKYRIYENQLATMLGKISSPAFKTLCPTYHVIQYELLNGTEYFQIINESFYSKPLLDRDTVDYPGGPGAHVEVQVKCIVRNEQSGAEYTHETNLDIDILDLDDNPPIAQISNNVEITLRDFTANTRLDENDLMVKDADSNASNTYTVKILGDVHNALYITYDAISVDYTNPEIPPTTAIYTRVFSRTTLLPKSPYKVILQVTDESLIPGRGEKSVNITLSFIGPQHHLTSTTTATPPKKPISFPTSVTISRLSLQFFRVTQPSFKPPTKFNFSILDSKIFNVTPKGGIIYVANTSLLQTAPFKIPLTIQWSTPGHKLFTASLTLYILNPSTILVNNSCINQTTALHSCANAMARKSCESQCGIGGGSFSNSTTSECIWRSNNPANSAIMTERYETCTADLVHCPDNICDELEHLDPRICPQDCTIESEVHFAEMNRGGRGIKSGLGTCSCNDMMQCTCGPVHFRKTGSDGSGATGAYGSANKEVARIKKERQKETAISDAHKVASTNVCGPGCLIGAAGASFFVLLVVGAFVMWRYRTIGKNSRRECKHRSDDMNNGLGILPLDYLDRGDGHLISIDSFAATNRSLLLPKSSPPDPKWEFSRSRLTIEQVLGEGEFGRVLRAKAVDIGGWPGPTTVAVKTLKEDASGSELADLLSEYQLLKEAQHPNVIRLLGACTSPGGPVYLIIEFAEFGSLRNYLRRSRHLESEGRVPCSTSLLSASPGNTREELQDTSLNYTITPHDILSFAWQISKGMAYLADIKLVHRDLAARNVLLATGKVCKISDFGLTRDVYEDDAYLKRSKGRVPVKWMAPESLADHVYTSKSDVWSFGVLLWELVTLGASPYPGVDVHNLYNLLKAGYRMERPANCSAQLYKLMVSCWHDEPGMRPSFKELTCQWERMLEDGVEYLDLNPRTVHNQAYFASLHALDSPTSSSNEGVISGNFSTFRTEAVNYLSKPSAEPITKCDKIDKLQALWQDPICSFPVEPVKTTYVNERPDNLNVNHYESPIKLRRVSVTSNCENNLKTPTNERPQSYIDMQGKKSDNDNNQNNLLLFNNVNLNNDKINITNDFTK, from the exons aTGGAAACGGAAAAAGGAAGAAAGAAGGTCCGAACGCAGGTGGTTCTACTGTTTTTATTGTTGACACTTTTCACGACATTTGGATCAG cgttGTATTTTCCACAATCGGACTTAACATTGAGGCTTCCTTATTTACTGGAGAATGATGAATCTTTAAAAACAGAACTCACCCTTCTTAACTTGCGAACTTTGCCCAATGATTCTATTACATCAAGAAATCCTAAATATCAGATTGTTTCTGAAAGTGATAAATATGTGAGATTAGTCACTGAAAAGGGACAAGTTATTTATAATCTTCGATCGCTTACGCAAACAG aTACTTCAAGGACAATCGTAATTCAAGCTCAAGAAGAAAAAGATAAGGCGacaatggaaataaaaatcttacctGTCAAGGAAATCGGAGGAAAGTTAAATTGTACAGAATTTACAAAA gATATGTGCTTTTGGAACGTATCAAAGTatagaatttatgaaaatcaaCTAGCGACTATGCTTGGTAAAATCAGTTCACCAGCTTTTAAAACACTTTGTCCAACTTATCATGTGATTCAATATGAACTACTAAACG gaacaGAATACTTTCAGATTATAAATGAAAGTTTTTATTCGAAACCTCTATTGGACAGAGACACTGTTGATTATCCAGGTGGACCGGGTGCTCATGTGGAAGTCCAAGTTAAATGTATTGTACGGAATGAGCAGTCTGGAGCAGAGTATACCCACGAAACTAACCTTGATATCGACATCCTGGATTTGGACGACAATCCGCCTATAGCGCAGATTAGTAACAACGTCGAGATAACGCTACGAGATTTTACGGcg AATACAAGATTAGATGAAAATGATTTAATGGTAAAGGATGCTGATTCGAATGCAAGCAATACGTACACCGTTAAAATATTGGGGGATGTTCATAATGCATTATACATAACATACGATGCTATATCTGTTGATTATACGAATCCAGAAATACCTCCGACAACTGCGATTTACACAA GAGTGTTTTCGCGAACAACATTACTTCCAAAGTCGCCTTATAAAGTAATTTTGCAAGTGACTGATGAATCTTTGATCCCTGGAAGAGGAGAAAAATCA gtaaatattacattgtcTTTCATCGGGCCACAGCATCATCTGACTTCAACGACAACGGCTACCCCCCCGAAAAAGCCCATTTCTTTTCCCACCAGTGTTACCATATCTCGGCTTTCTTTACAATTTTTCCGAGTCACGCAGCCGTCTTTTAAGCCacctacaaaatttaatttcagtattttagactcgaaaatatttaatgtcaCCCCCAAGGGTGGTATCATTTATGTCGCTAATACTTCGTTACTGCAGACAGCACCTTTTAAAATTCC TTTAACAATTCAATGGAGTACTCCGGGACACAAATTATTTACAGCCTCATTGACATTGTACATACTGAATCCATCTACAATACTTGTAAACAACAGCTGTATAAATCAAACAACAGCACTGCACTCGTGTGCAAATGCCATGGCACGGAAATCGTGCGAGTCACAATGCGGAATTGGTGGTGGTTCATTCAG TAATTCCACAACAAGTGAGTGCATTTGGAGATCAAACAATCCAGCTAATTCAGCAATAATGACTGAACGATATGAAACATGTACAGCAGATTTAGTTCATTGCCCGGACAACATTTGCGATGAATTGGAACATCTGGATCCTCGGATATGTCCGCAAGACTGTACTATTGAAT cgGAGGTGCACTTTGCTGAGATGAATCGAGGTGGCAGAGGCATAAAAAGCGGTCTCGGTACGTGTTCATGCAATGATATGATGCAGTGTACATGTGGACCGGTACATTTCCGCAAAACGGGCAGCGATGGTTCTGGAGCGACTGGAGCTTATGGAAGTGCCAATAAAGAAGTAGCTAGAATAAAAAAGGAGCGTCAAAAAGAGACAGCTATATCAGACGCTCATAAAG taGCTTCGACAAATGTTTGTGGCCCGGGTTGTTTAATTGGTGCTGCTGGAGCTAGTTTCTTTGTTCTCTTGGTTGTTGGAGCTTTTGTTATGTGGAGATATAG AACTATTGGAAAAAATTCACGACGAGAGTGCAAGCACCGTTCAGATGACATGAATAACGGACTTGGAATCCTTCCATTGGACTACTTAGACCGAGGTGATGGACATCTTATAAGTATAGATTCATTCGCTGCTACTAATCGAAGTTTGCTTCTTCCTAAATCATCACca CCCGATccaaaatgggaattttcaaGATCAAGATTGACAATTGAACAAGTACTGGGTGAAGGGGAATTCGGTCGAGTATTACGAGCGAAAGCTGTTGATATTGGAGGCTGGCCAGGACCAACAACAGTCGCTGTAAAAACATTGAAAGAAGATGCCAGTGGCTCTGAACTTGCTGATCTTCTTTCCGAATATCAACTTCTTAAAGAAGCACAGCATCCAAATGTAATCAGGTTACTTGGCGCTTGTACATCCCCTGGAGGTCCTGTTTATTTGATCATCGAGTTTGCTGAGTTTGGATCATTGAG aaattatttacgAAGAAGCCGTCATCTTGAATCAGAAGGACGTGTTCCTTGTTCAACATCATTATTATCAGCATCACCTGGTAACACGAGGGAAGAGTTACAAGACACTTCGTTAAATTATACAATAACTCCCCATGATATACTCTCGTTTGCCTGGCAGATCAGCAAAGGAATGGCGTACCTCGCCGACATTAAG TTGGTGCATCGTGATCTAGCAGCTAGAAATGTTCTCCTAGCTACCGGTAAAGTTTGCAAAATATCTGACTTTGGACTGACTCGAGATGTTTATGAGGACGATGCATATTTAAAACGAAGCAAAGGAAGAG TGCCGGTTAAATGGATGGCTCCCGAATCTCTTGCTGATCATGTCTACACGAGTAAATCGGACGTATGGAGCTTTGGAGTGCTTCTATGGGAATTAGTGACGCTCGGTGCCTCGCCTTATCCAGGTGTAGATGTTCATAATCTCTACAATCTACTCAAAGCCGGATATCGAATGGAGAGGCCTGCTAATTGTTCTGCACAATT ATATAAACTAATGGTTTCATGTTGGCACGATGAACCTGGGATGAGACCCTCATTCAAAGAACTAACTTGTCAATGGGAACGTATGCTTGAAGATGGAGTTGAATACCTTGATTTAAATCCACGAACTGTTCATAATCAAGCTTACTTTGCATCACTTCATGCTCTCGACAGCCCAACTA GTTCAAGCAACGAAGGAGTTATCAGTGGTAACTTTAGTACTTTTCGGACTGAAGCAGTTAACTACCTCAGCAAACCATCAGCAGAACCTATAACTAAGTGTGATAAGATCGATAAACTTCAAGCTCTTTGGCAAGATCCAATTTGTAGCTTTCCAGTAGAACCAGTCAAAACGACTTATGTCAACGAAAGACCAGacaatttaaatgttaatcACTACGAAAGTCCGATAAAGTTACGCAGGGTAAGTGTGACGAGTaattgtgaaaataatttaaaaactccgaCGAACGAACGGCCTCAATCCTACATCGACATGCAGGGAAAAAAATCCGATAacgataataatcaaaataatttattgctgTTCAATAATGTTAAtctaaataatgataaaataaatataactaatgattttacaaaataa
- the LOC123272648 gene encoding uncharacterized protein LOC123272648, whose translation MSQSVEEISRKRCYDDRDNEKKSSNGNIWHSSPIIKRIKLEKSEESERFFYCKDVEAEVKQELYKKIKDDPCSNNNNNSCKNETINSLDEGIHIYDDETLIIEDYDVFCKIRSWASNAGVTTEDLMKLLDILRRNGQASRHNASALFDADVTQPVFQSSPNEFEKKILEELKNIKKSQEKTLRKLTSVYNNQSIEPTQNDNDNDDDIRCKWFSEYNIYLPINKIETFNQFDKFLIETEQFRTKFMSFIDVIIKPDKCLTMSRKISAVLKKMMVRDVVIQFTMMRPKPDRTVMSKTKYYDCLYDYFYSNQLEFSEKTSQSESKRRKPKKNQNETNKKYFASAFRAAISNSKDWDDHRTKGRQSL comes from the exons ATGAGTCAAAGTGTAGAAGAAATTTCACGAAAAAGATGTTATGATGACAGAGATAATGAGAAAAAATCGTCTAATGGca atatttGGCATAGTTCTCCGATTATAAAACGTATAAAACTCGAAAAAAGTGAAGAATCTGAAAGATTCTTTTATTGTAAAGATGTAGAGGCTGAAGTGAAACAAgaactttacaaaaaaattaaagatgatCCAtgttctaataataataataatagttgcAAAAATGAAACCATCAATAGTCTCGATGAAGGTATTCACATTTATGACGATGAGACACTTATCATCGAAGACTATGACGTATTTTGTAAGATTCGAAGTTGGGCATCCAACGCTGGAGTTACTACTGAAGATTTGATGAAGCTTCTTGATATTCTAAGAAGAAACGGACAAGCTTCTCGTCATAATGCATCGGCACTATTCGATGCCGATGTAACGCAACCTGTTTTTCAATCGTCCCCAAATGAGT ttgaaaaaaaaattcttgaagaattaaaaaacataaaaaagtcTCAAGAAAAAACTCTGAGAAAGTTAACGAGTGTTTACAATAACCAGTCTATTGAACCTACtcaaaatgataatgataatgatgatgatattcGTTGCAAATGGTTCAGCgagtataatatatatttgccaatcaataaaatagaaaCGTTCAATCAATTTGACAAGTTTTTGATTGAAACAGAACAGTTTAGGACAAAATTt atGAGTTTCATTGATGTAATTATAAAACCAGATAAATGTTTAACAATGTCTCGGAAAATTAGCGCAGTACTCAAAAAAATGATGGTACGTGACGTAGTTATACAATTTACAATGATGAGACCTAAACCGGATAGAACTGTTATGTCCAAAACTAAATACTACGATTGTTTGTAcg attacttttactcaaatcaactAGAATTCAGTGAAAAAACCTCGCAGTCAGAAAGCAAAAGAAGAAAACCAAAGAAAAATCAGAATGAAActaataagaaatatttcgcTAGCGCCTTTAGAGCTGCTATTTCAAACAGCAAAGATTGGGATGATCATCGAACAAAAGGACGTCAATCACTTTAG